The Drosophila nasuta strain 15112-1781.00 chromosome 2L, ASM2355853v1, whole genome shotgun sequence genome window below encodes:
- the LOC132798655 gene encoding probable cytochrome P450 309a1, protein MWTLVALLLAFVHIAFAVVYLYLTWHHKYWDKRGLVTAKPLTLLGSYPGLFGGTSNFIKDLGRIYNKYKGKHRAVGVFLTRQPQILVLDASLAHEVLVDKFSDFRDTVTSSYVTHSQDYDKYVARNPFFSAGDVWKKRRTEGGAGLTANKLKQAYAIWEQSGESLLDYIERYIKEKDNVIETRDLCYRYTAHAMGDFIWGIDSGSLSGGVNEISQLQQTSSAWAFNAFQNMRKFNRTPIAPIIRRLLRMRFFTQAQDDFYLQLTRDAAQLRQAGNGAARNDYLAHLLQLQEQKGATIDDMVGHALTLLMDGYETSAAVLYHLLYTLGEYQEPQSKLRAEILNALAADKNITYEQLNALPYLDQCVNESMRMTSAIGFFIKICTRPTTIDLGEGKSVNVKPGITVAIPTYQIHHDERYYPDPMAFKPERFDNGAASEFNKRGCLLPFGDGPRICLGMRVGLLSVKMAVLRILSQYKVEQTTKLEYNSDTGMGMFLDGDVNLKYTKL, encoded by the exons ATGTGGACACTTGTGGCGCTTCTCTTGGCATTCGTGCACATCGCCTTTGCGGTTGTCTATTTGTATCTCACCTGGCATCACAAATACTGGGATAAACGTGGCTTGGTCACAGCGAAGCCATTGACGCTGCTTGGCAGCTATCCAGGACTCTTTGGCGGCACTTCGAACTTTATTAAGGACTTGGGCAGGATTTATAA TAAATACAAAGGCAAGCATCGTGCTGTGGGCGTCTTTTTGACGAGACAACCGCAGATTCTGGTGCTTGATGCCTCGCTGGCTCACGAAGTGCTGGTGGATAAGTTCAGTGACTTTCGAGACACAGTGACGAGCAGCTATGTGACTCACTCCCAGGACTACGACAAGTATGTGGCCAGGAATCCCTTCTTCAGTGCCGGAGACGTGTGGAAGAAGCGTCGCACAGAAGGCGGCGCTGGACTCACGGCCAACAAACTGAAGCAGGCTTATGCCATCTGGGAGCAGAGTGGAGAAAGTTTGCTGGATTACATAGAGCGGTATATTAAGGAAAAGGATAACGTGATTGAGACGAGAGAT CTGTGCTATCGCTATACGGCTCACGCCATGGGCGATTTCATTTGGGGCATTGATTCGGGCTCCTTGAGCGGCGGCGTCAATGAGATTAGCCAGCTGCAGCAGACATCCTCAGCGTGGGCATTCAATGCCTTTCAGAATATGCGCAAGTTCAACAGGACACCAATTGCGCCCATCATACGAAGATTGCTGCGCATGCGTTTCTTTACACAGGCGCAGGACGATTTCTATCTGCAACTCACAAGAGATGCGGCGCAACTGCGTCAAGCGGGCAACGGTGCGGCACGCAATGATTATCTCGCCcatttgttgcagctgcaagaGCAGAAGGGCGCCACCATCGATGATATGGTGGGTCATGCTCTGACCCTGCTCATGGATGGCTACGAGACTTCAGCAGCGGTGCTCTATCATTTGTTGTACACG CTGGGCGAGTATCAAGAGCCGCAGTCAAAGTTACGCGCTGAAATATTGAATGCTTTGGCCGCTGATAAGAATATCACCTATGAGCAACTCAATGCCCTGCCTTATCTCGATCAGTGTGTCAATG AATCAATGCGCATGACCAGCGCAATAGGTTTCTTCATCAAGATCTGCACTAGACCCACAACAATTGATTTGGGTGAAGGCAAAAGTGTGAATGTGAAACCGGGCATCACGGTGGCCATTCCCACCTATCAGATTCATCACGATGAGCGCTATTATCCCGATCCAATGGCATTCAAACCGGAACGCTTCGATAATGGCGCTGCCAGCGAGTTTAACAAGCGcggatgtttgctgccttttggCGACGGACCACGCATTTGCTTAG GCATGCGAGTTGGTTTGCTTAGTGTGAAAATGGCCGTGCTGCGAATTCTCTCGCAATACAAAGTGGAGCAGACCACCAAATTGGAGTACAACTCGGACACGGGCATGGGAATGTTTTTGGACGGTGATGTCAATTTGAAGTatacaaaattgtaa
- the LOC132798514 gene encoding probable cytochrome P450 309a2 — MSVINDAVQLVEPQADHDFQWPAEANNQYKIGGWGCRNIERGNMYLMITVLLLLLHLLLLPVYLYLTWHHRYWQRRGLITAKPLTLLGTYPGLLTRKSNLVEDIQPIYNKYKHKHRAVGVFVTRQPQILVLDPALAHEVLVDNFRCYRDSLTSSYMQHAKLDKYVGRNPFWASGNYWRRLRSEAQAGLSANRLKLGYAIWEQSGKKLTSFMAKQASKQHNIVETRDLCFRYAADVMCDFIWGIEAGTLTANGEQPNKVQQMATKWTNYTFYMISIFMASIVAPFCRRLLRFRFYPKDTDEFFSNLTKESIELRLKAGEELQRADYLSHLLKLRGEKEMSHDDLVGHALTVLLDGYDTTATALLHALYYLAEHSDAQQKVRNEILRSLDANKTCSFDQLCELPYLEQVVYESLRLSSLIPQYTKVCTHPTSIQLSEFKSLQVEEGMTIMIPNYQFHHDAKYFPDPEVFRPERFDNGAHHELIRQGILLPFSDGPRICMGMRLALLTLKSALFHIISEYQVVRGKEQIKVAGDSGFGVVLQGNINLEYRRLLK; from the exons ATGAGCGTTATCAACGACGCTGTGCAGCTGGTCGAGCCGCAGGCTGATCACGATTTCCAATGGCCAGCTGAAGCGAATAATCAGTATAAAATCGGCGGCTGGGGCTGTCGGAATATAGAACGCGGCAATATGTATCTGATGATCACTGTactgttgttactgctgcatCTGCTGCTGTTACCCGTCTACTTATATCTGACCTGGCATCATCGCTATTGGCAACGTCGCGGCTTAATTACCGCTAAACCCTTGACTTTGCTGGGCACTTATCCTGGATTGTTGACACGCAAGAGCAATCTGGTCGAGGATATTCAACCTATCTATAA cAAATACAAGCATAAGCATCGCGCCGTTGGCGTTTTTGTCACCAGACAACCTCAAATTCTTGTGCTCGATCCTGCGCTAGCTCATGAGGTGTTGGTGGATAATTTTCGCTGCTATCGCGACTCGTTGACTAGCTCATACATGCAGCATGCTAAGTTGGACAAGTACGTGGGTCGCAATCCTTTCTGGGCTTCGGGCAACTATTGGCGACGACTGCGCAGCGAAGCTCAGGCAGGTTTAAGTGCCAATCGCTTGAAGCTGGGCTACGCCATTTGGGAGCAGAGTGGAAAGAAGCTCACTAGCTTTATGGCAAAGCAGGCGAGCAAGCAGCACAATATCGTGGAGACCAGGGAT CTTTGCTTTCGCTACGCGGCCGATGTGATGTGTGACTTCATTTGGGGCATTGAGGCTGGTACCTTGACGGCCAATGGCGAGCAGCCCAACAAGGTGCAACAAATGGCCACCAAGTGGACCAATTATACCTTTTACATGATCTCCATTTTTATGGCCTCGATTGTGGCGCCTTTCTGCCGAAGATTGTTGCGTTTCCGTTTCTATCCCAAGGATACGGATGAGTTCTTTTCGAATCTAACTAAAGAATCAATTGAGTTGCGTTTGAAGGCTGGCGAAGAGTTGCAACGTGCTGATTACCTATCACATTTGTTGAAATTGCGAGGAGAGAAGGAAATGTCTCATGATGATCTGGTTGGACATGCGCTCACAGTGCTGTTGGATGGCTACGATACGACGGCAACAGCTTTACTGCATGCGCTTTATTAT CTAGCGGAGCATTCAGATGCCCAGCAAAAGGTGCGTAACGAAATTCTGCGCAGTCTGGATGCAAATAAAACTTGCAGCTTTGATCAACTGTGCGAGCTGCCTTACCTCGAGCAGGTTGTCTATG AATCCCTTCGGTTGAGTAGTTTGATACCACAGTACACCAAAGTCTGCACGCATCCAACGAGCATCCAACTGTCTGAGTTTAAGAGTCTTCAAGTTGAGGAGGGCATGACCATTATGATACCCAATTACCAGTTCCATCATGATGCCAAATACTTTCCCGATCCCGAAGTCTTTCGCCCAGAACGCTTCGATAATGGCGCTCATCACGAACTCATTCGCCAGGGCATTCTATTGCCCTTCAGCGATGGACCTCGCATCTGCATGG GCATGCGTCTGGCTCTCTTGACATTGAAGTCGGCACTATTTCACATTATCAGCGAGTATCAAGTTGTTCGTGGTAAAGAGCAGATAAAAGTGGCGGGGGATTCTGGTTTTGGAGTAGTACTGCAGGGCAACATTAATCTGGAGTATCGTCGACTCTTAAAATAG
- the LOC132798722 gene encoding WD repeat-containing protein 82 has protein sequence MAVEISKEIKLTGEALQQFTAAKIFRESNEHKQSLCFSADGQRLLVCDHHNLVVYDCTAMTQRCQVLMHQFNPEVVCFTSRTDRLLHSCTKSDLAIRCLDLTTRQHVRHFKGHTDRVRCLSFRPGHEQQFISAGRDHKLLIWDLRTKQYTQRLHHLENPLLAYDPTGLVFATSDKTNRIEIHDVRMLSEKPCHKFNYKLKSTAKWTQLQFAPNGDSILISTDHSWCFSVDAFSGDFNQSYSGYSNEQELPLPACYTSDSQLVLSGADAGRIYAWDASSGKLMAVLMSNSLHPVRCLQFHPNMAMFVSSDVMTVFWLPKANGQYEFVEKSREPTPSTPPTPQTPPLPAIDLTNDQEQDEEKDVQFVGRRMNYPLSEQLMRRNRLKRRLALGQEADSPEDGEVSDGGTTTTVTSEA, from the exons ATGGCTGTGGAAATCAGCAAGGAAATTAAACTTACCGGCGAGGCATTGCAACAGTTCACGGCGGCCAAAATCTTTCGGGAATCAAATGAGCACAAGCAATCACTGTGCTTCTCAGCAGATGGTCAACGTTTGCTGGTCTGCGACCATCACAATCTGGTTGTCTACGATTGCACCGCGATGACACAACGATGCCAGGTGCTGATGCATCAGTTTAATCCCGAAGTGGTGTGCTTCACCTCACGAACCGACCGATTGCTGCACAGCTGTACTAAG AGCGACCTCGCTATCCGCTGCCTGGATCTCACAACCCGTCAGCATGTGCGCCACTTTAAAGGACACACAGATCGCGTGCGTTGCCTCAGCTTTCGGCCTGGCCACGAGCAGCAATTCATCAGCGCTGGACGGGATCACAAGCTGCTGATCTGGGATCTGCGCACTAAGCAGTACACTCAGCGACTGCATCATCTGGAGAATCCATTGTTGGCATACGATCCTACTGGCTTGGTGTTTGCTACCTCGGATAAAACAAATCGCATTGAGATCCACGACGTGCGCATGCTGAGCGAGAAGCCGTGTCACAAGTTCAACTACAAACTGAAAAGCACGGCCAAGTGGACGCAGCTGCAGTTTGCACCCAATGGCGACTCCATTCTGATAAGCACCGATCACTCGTGGTGCTTCAGCGTGGATGCCTTTAGCGGCGATTTCAATCAGAGCTATTCTGGCTACTCCAACGAGCAGGAGTTGCCACTGCCCGCCTGCTACACATCCGACTCGCAGTTGGTGTTGTCTGGCGCCGATGCGGGTCGCATCTATGCGTGGGATGCCAGCTCGGGCAAGCTGATGGCTGTGCTAATGAGCAACAGTCTGCATCCGGTGCGTTGTCTGCAATTCCATCCCAACATGGCGATGTTTGTCAGCAGCGATGTGATGACCGTCTTCTGGCTGCCCAAGGCCAACGGTCAGTATGAGTTTGTGGAGAAGTCAAGGGAGCCAACGCCGTCGACACCGCCAACACCGCAGACACCCCCGTTGCCTGCTATTGATCTAACAAACGATCAAGAACAGGACGAAGAGAAGGATGTGCAATTTGTGGGACGACGAATGAATTATCCGCTCAGCGAGCAGCTGATGAGAAGGAATCGCCTGAAGCGACGTTTGGCCCTTGGTCAAGAGGCTGATAGCCCAGAGGATGGAGAGGTCTCTGATGGtgggacaacgacaacagtcACGTCAGAGGCATAA